From the Gallaecimonas mangrovi genome, one window contains:
- a CDS encoding DUF2306 domain-containing protein: MSYLALAYIHLATVLPAFVIGTVQMLGRKGSPRHKGLGYTYMLLMLVTAITALFMPAKIGPVFFGHFGPVHLFCLLTLYAVPVAYFAVKRQNLRVHKRAMILLYVGGIIIAGSFAFMPGRMLNQLLFVD; the protein is encoded by the coding sequence ATGAGTTATTTAGCCTTGGCTTACATCCACCTGGCAACGGTATTGCCGGCCTTTGTTATTGGCACGGTGCAAATGCTTGGCCGCAAGGGGAGCCCTCGCCATAAAGGGCTTGGCTACACCTATATGCTGCTGATGTTGGTAACAGCCATCACTGCCCTTTTTATGCCTGCCAAAATAGGCCCTGTGTTCTTCGGCCACTTTGGGCCCGTTCACCTTTTTTGTTTGCTTACCCTCTATGCCGTACCCGTGGCCTATTTTGCCGTTAAAAGGCAGAACCTGCGGGTACATAAGCGCGCCATGATTCTGCTTTATGTCGGCGGCATTATTATTGCCGGTTCCTTTGCCTTCATGCCGGGGCGAATGCTCAATCAGCTGCTGTTTGTCGATTAG
- a CDS encoding DUF262 domain-containing protein, with protein sequence MSYIETSPIKNSTIMLLYSERDEIKLDPPYQRMGGVWTKEKKQLLIDSILNDYDIPKIYFHTYSRELQAESGMVYAVIDGRQRLETIWGFIEGEFTLAKDFEYQRDPDLNLSGLSYDDLAKEHPRIKIKFDSFVLPVIQVDTDDEDLIEDMFYRLNEAVPLNAAEKRNAIGGDMVKAIRELSEHVFFTDKVKFGNKRYQHRETSARFLLAEENLSYGKGLLDTKKVYLDALARNYYSGESDKVTALQTECSNTLNHMSETFTNNDELLRSQGNMTVYYLLFREALGSNKLENITRRKFLDFQDKLKANRIAAAEDYENSSFDLLEYDRLTQQGTNDASNIKERLHILKSEFELEV encoded by the coding sequence ATGAGCTATATAGAAACGTCGCCGATAAAAAATAGCACCATTATGCTTTTATATTCCGAAAGAGATGAAATCAAGTTAGATCCGCCCTACCAAAGAATGGGTGGTGTATGGACAAAAGAAAAAAAGCAATTGCTCATTGATTCCATCCTTAATGATTACGACATCCCTAAAATATACTTTCATACATATTCCCGAGAATTACAGGCTGAAAGTGGGATGGTGTATGCTGTTATTGATGGAAGGCAAAGACTCGAAACTATATGGGGCTTTATCGAAGGTGAATTTACTCTAGCAAAAGACTTTGAATACCAAAGAGACCCAGACCTTAATTTGTCAGGTTTGAGTTATGATGATCTTGCAAAGGAACACCCTAGAATTAAGATTAAATTTGACTCATTTGTCCTTCCTGTTATTCAGGTTGATACGGACGATGAAGATTTAATTGAAGATATGTTCTATCGACTTAATGAGGCGGTACCCCTTAATGCAGCAGAAAAAAGAAACGCTATAGGTGGTGACATGGTGAAAGCCATTCGCGAGCTTTCGGAACATGTATTTTTCACTGATAAAGTCAAATTCGGCAATAAGCGATATCAACATAGGGAGACTTCTGCAAGGTTTTTGCTGGCTGAAGAAAACCTGTCCTATGGAAAGGGGTTGTTAGATACAAAGAAGGTGTACCTTGATGCATTGGCTAGAAACTATTATTCGGGGGAGTCGGATAAAGTTACAGCCCTTCAAACAGAATGCTCAAATACTTTGAACCATATGTCTGAGACATTCACAAACAATGATGAACTATTAAGATCACAGGGTAATATGACAGTCTATTACCTTCTCTTTAGAGAGGCATTGGGAAGTAACAAGCTCGAAAACATAACCAGAAGAAAGTTTCTGGATTTCCAGGATAAACTGAAGGCTAACAGAATTGCAGCTGCAGAAGACTATGAGAACTCATCTTTCGATCTATTGGAGTATGACCGGCTTACTCAACAAGGAACAAATGACGCATCAAATATAAAGGAAAGGTTGCATATTCTTAAGTCTGAATTCGAACTTGAAGTCTAA
- a CDS encoding FRG domain-containing protein, whose amino-acid sequence MIPKEINSIQDLLVELAADNEGYNGAIWYRGQANKEWELMPGYLRLRTPPSESTLIKKFKQSAAMLISTIPNQSFDWLFLMQHYGVPTRLLDWSESPLVALYFAVENYKQHEGVDAALWSLRPSELNKNAGINNADEEFFIPSFEDIELKNYSVETLSQNTRTQQRPLATIATRNNARIQAQHGVFTIHHHERTPIENVGDSSHVIKYVIPDTSKAPLLKQLSLLGFTKFQLFPELASIGDIINGELS is encoded by the coding sequence TTGATACCAAAAGAGATAAACTCGATACAAGATCTGCTAGTGGAATTGGCTGCAGACAATGAGGGTTATAATGGTGCCATATGGTATCGGGGCCAGGCGAATAAAGAGTGGGAACTTATGCCAGGCTACCTGCGACTTCGTACACCTCCTTCCGAGTCTACATTGATAAAAAAGTTTAAGCAGAGCGCAGCCATGCTTATAAGTACGATCCCTAATCAATCTTTTGATTGGCTATTCTTGATGCAGCACTATGGTGTGCCGACAAGGCTTTTAGATTGGAGCGAAAGTCCGCTGGTTGCACTTTACTTTGCAGTTGAAAATTATAAACAGCATGAAGGAGTGGATGCAGCTTTATGGTCTTTGCGTCCATCCGAGCTAAACAAAAATGCTGGAATAAATAATGCTGACGAAGAGTTTTTTATACCCTCTTTTGAAGATATAGAATTGAAAAACTACTCTGTTGAAACTTTGAGTCAAAATACCAGAACCCAACAGAGACCATTGGCCACTATTGCCACAAGAAACAACGCTCGAATTCAGGCTCAACATGGAGTGTTTACAATTCATCACCACGAAAGGACTCCAATCGAAAATGTAGGGGATTCGAGTCATGTAATTAAGTATGTTATTCCTGATACATCTAAAGCCCCATTGTTAAAACAGTTATCCCTACTAGGCTTTACAAAGTTCCAGCTTTTCCCTGAGCTGGCTAGCATTGGCGATATTATTAATGGAGAACTTTCATGA
- a CDS encoding M14 family metallopeptidase: MLLSLLLSAVITAPLPPDLPFAGKSLALINKADPTPAEQSDFKTTPDYAATISYLKALAADLPTLQLSRFGKTGQGRDMWAVTIGDPANGKPTLLLQAGIHPGEIDGKDAGLMFLRDWVDGQHRGLLSKVNLVFVPVFNADGHERSGPYNRPNQRGPENMGWRTNARNLNLNRDYTKLDTPEMRAMLALINKVSPSLYIDVHVTDGEDWQYDSLVAINTTYSPNITQWLTQYYRPRLYKTLEENGHKPGNFLFLEDGKHPQKGAILWQAEPRYSNGYGPLRGLPTVLVENHSLKNYRRRVLSTYVLIERSLELLADNGAALQQAIVKDNSARPAVVPLAFGRATKPVSTDIPGVAYQHYQSPASGAEEVRWLAKPMTWKQVPIWPMDKPTVTATRPTAYLIPPQWQQVIARLKMQGIKMTRLAKASRVTVRQYHIDQYQFATAPYEGRFRVSTQGHWSQQQLTLPKGTVRISTDQALGNLAMELLEPAAPDSFLQWGFFNSVFSRTEYMEPYVIAPMAEKMLKDPAIKAAFEKALNNPAFAKDANARLRWFYERSPYFDKAYLQYPVLRVQ; encoded by the coding sequence ATGCTGCTATCTTTGCTGCTAAGCGCTGTTATTACCGCCCCCTTGCCGCCCGACTTGCCCTTTGCGGGTAAAAGCCTCGCCCTTATTAACAAGGCTGATCCAACCCCGGCCGAACAGAGCGATTTTAAAACCACGCCCGATTACGCGGCCACCATCAGCTACCTAAAGGCCCTGGCTGCTGATCTCCCCACCTTGCAGTTAAGCCGCTTTGGTAAAACCGGCCAGGGGCGCGACATGTGGGCAGTCACCATCGGTGACCCGGCCAATGGCAAACCCACCTTGCTATTACAAGCCGGTATTCATCCCGGTGAGATTGACGGTAAAGATGCGGGGCTGATGTTTTTGCGCGACTGGGTCGACGGCCAGCACCGGGGTTTGCTGAGTAAGGTAAATCTGGTTTTTGTGCCGGTGTTTAATGCCGACGGCCATGAGCGAAGCGGCCCTTATAATAGGCCCAATCAGCGCGGGCCCGAGAACATGGGCTGGCGCACCAATGCCCGTAACCTAAACCTTAACCGCGATTACACCAAGCTGGATACCCCAGAGATGCGCGCCATGCTGGCGCTTATCAACAAGGTCAGCCCCAGCTTGTATATCGACGTGCATGTCACCGACGGTGAAGACTGGCAATACGACAGCCTGGTTGCCATCAACACCACCTATTCGCCCAACATCACCCAGTGGCTCACCCAGTATTACCGGCCAAGGCTCTATAAAACCCTTGAAGAAAATGGCCATAAGCCTGGTAATTTCCTGTTTTTAGAAGACGGCAAACACCCGCAAAAGGGCGCCATTTTATGGCAGGCCGAACCCCGCTATTCCAACGGCTACGGCCCCCTGCGCGGCCTGCCAACGGTGCTGGTGGAAAACCACAGCCTAAAAAATTACCGCCGCCGGGTGCTGAGCACTTACGTTTTAATCGAGCGCTCCTTAGAACTGCTGGCCGATAACGGCGCAGCTTTGCAGCAAGCCATTGTTAAAGACAACAGCGCTCGGCCTGCGGTGGTGCCCTTGGCGTTTGGCCGCGCAACTAAACCGGTGTCCACCGACATACCAGGGGTTGCCTACCAGCACTATCAAAGCCCGGCGTCTGGCGCCGAAGAGGTACGCTGGCTTGCCAAACCCATGACCTGGAAGCAGGTGCCCATTTGGCCCATGGACAAGCCCACCGTCACCGCCACCCGGCCAACTGCCTACCTTATTCCGCCGCAGTGGCAACAGGTTATTGCCCGCTTAAAAATGCAGGGCATCAAGATGACGCGCCTGGCAAAAGCCAGCCGGGTTACGGTTCGCCAATACCATATCGACCAGTACCAATTTGCCACGGCGCCTTATGAGGGCCGCTTTCGGGTCAGTACCCAAGGCCATTGGTCACAGCAGCAACTCACACTTCCCAAAGGCACAGTGCGTATCAGTACCGACCAGGCGCTTGGAAACCTCGCCATGGAACTCTTGGAGCCCGCCGCCCCCGACAGCTTCCTGCAATGGGGCTTTTTTAATAGCGTCTTTAGCCGCACCGAATATATGGAGCCTTATGTTATAGCGCCCATGGCCGAGAAAATGCTCAAAGACCCCGCCATCAAAGCGGCTTTTGAAAAGGCCCTAAACAACCCGGCGTTTGCCAAGGACGCCAATGCCAGGCTGCGCTGGTTTTATGAGCGCAGCCCCTATTTTGATAAGGCCTATTTGCAATACCCGGTACTGCGGGTGCAGTAA